DNA sequence from the Candidatus Stygibacter australis genome:
TTCAGAATATTAGCATCTGTTGAGCGGGATGAAAATATCTCCTCCCAGTTGCCTTGAGGATACTTCCACTTATATGTATCTTTAATATCCTCATCAAGTATTCCTATCTGGGGACAAAGAAGATAGCACAATCCTCCTTCCAGGCATTTACTCTGATCTGCAAATCTTGGATATCCGTCTTCACCAAACTCAAGAGCTCCTAAATTGTTAGCACTACAAAAAGACACACATCCACCGCAGCGATTACATCGCTCAGTTATGATTACTTCATTGTATAAATCCTTGAAGCTTTTAGTTCTTCCTGATAACATCCTATCCTCCCGCTAAAAAAAAAGAAAAAGATCAGGGAGTGGCTACTCCCTGATCTCAAATATCTATTCTACAGGATTGGCATCTACTGACTGCCATTCATAATATGCACCATCATATACTCGAACCCTGGGAAATTCCAAAACAGATTTCAGAGCCATATAAACAATTCCTGCCCGTACGCTGCTGGCACAATACAAGATAATTTCTTTATCTCCACTAATGCCTGCTGCACTCAGGGCAGCCATGATCTCATCTTTTGATTTCAAGGTCTCATCTTCATTCAGAACATTCTTGTATTCAATGTGCAATGCACCGGGAATATGTCCCTTACGGCTGATATTGGCATCTGTATCGATACCGTTAAATTCATCCAGACTGCGAACATCAACCAGAACCAGATCAGCTCTGTCTTTATTAGCCTGCACATATGACATTGAAGCATAGACCTCATCATTGATATTCGGAACAAAGCTTACCGGTGTGATCTCTGTTGCTTTGCCAGTTACCGGAAGCCTTGATTTCATCCAGCTCTTTATATGACCATTCAGGATATTTACATCTTTTACGCCCATATATTGAAGGATCCAGTAAATTCTTCCTGCTGCCTTATTTGCCCCATCATCATAAACTACTACTTTGCTATCCGTAGTTATACCCCTGGAACCCAGAATTACAGAGATTTCCTCGGGTGATTTCAACATGGAAGGCACACCATCGGCTTCATAAAGATCCTGGTGATAAAGATTCACAGCATCTTTGATATGCTTGGAACTGTAATCTGAAGCACTTCTTGCAGAAACAATGATAATATCTTCAGATTTTACTGCTTTTGCCAGTGCTTTTGCTTCTATCAAACCCCCAAATAGAAACTGAATTCCAATTAGGATAAATAGGGTGGTTAATAGTATTTTTCTCATTTTCGTCCCCTTCAGATATTAAAATTTTACCTGTAATTGCATTATTATCTCATCGTTGGCTTTTTCATGATCTTCTTCTGCTTTATAAAGATAATTTACCTGCAAACGTGTCCAGTCATTTAAAAAGTAGTTAAAACCAAAAGTTGTTATTTTGTGAAGGCTTTTTGCTGGGGTAGTATTTTCGTCATCTGTATCGGGATCAAATTGTTCATATTTAACAATCGGCTGTAAATTCCAGGGGGTCATATACATTATCTGTGCCCAAAAACCGGCACGTTTTACTGAACCGAGGACCACCTCGGTAACTCCCTCTCAGCCATCACCAACAACTTCAAGATGAGAACCTTTATCTTCGGCAGTAATATATTCACCCTGAACCAGTAAATCACCGTATTTGATCTCAGCATCAAAAGACATGCGTGTCATTTCATCTTCATCTTCCACAGTGGTTTCCATTGGAGGGGAAGTTCCCGTTTTATAACCTGCACCAATACTTAAATATTCAATTGGAGTAACAACTGCTCTACCGGCAAAAACTTTATTCTGATTATTTTCAAGACTATCTCTTCCAGTTCCATTGGTGAAGGCAAATGCATATTTCAACATCTCTCCGTAGTGACCATTAAACAGGACTCCACGATCTCTGTCTGGACTGGTTAAAACACTAACCACTTCTGAACGCTTAATAGTATGAAGTCCCTGGCAGGGAGTATTTAATTCCAGACTGAAAGGTGACTTGAACTGACCCAAAGAAATCTTTAAATAGGGGTCTAAACGTGAATAGGTAATAAAACCATCCAGCAGATAAGGTGCCCCATCTTTATTAGGGCTGAATTCAAACATTGAATAATAACTGATATCATAAGGAATACTTCCAACCAGACCAAATCTTACCCGATTAAAGGTGAAAGCACTGGTATCATCAGTAGAATCCTGGAACACGTATTCATACTGAGCCTGGATATAACCAACTACACTTACACCTTCATCTGAAGAAGCTTCCATACAGCCTTGACCATATATTAAGCTTGTTATCGTAAAAAGAAATAATAAAAATAATATTCTGTATTTCATCTATTCTCCTTCTAACCTGTAAAATGGGGTCAAGGCTTTGTTGCCTTGACCCATATTTAATTAACTAATTATCGTGTCGGAACGTATGTAAGATCAGCAGAACCTGGCCATTGTTTTTCAACTGCCAGATTATCAAATATCATGCCGTTAACGCCAAATCTCAAACTTGCTGCATCATAGCCAAGCACGATAAGATAAGCGGAAACCAATGATGATGTCATGCTTGTCCAGCAATAGGTTACTATTTGTTCATCAGGATCAAGGTTTTCTAGAACAAGAGGTTTGATGCGATGCGAACCAACGATATTTCCGTATAATACCACATCATCAGCAGCCCAGTAATTGTTGATGAAGAAATTCTCCGGTACTTCAAGAACTCCAGCTCCATCATTAATAGCTTTAACACCTTTGAATCCACCAGCAAGCATTGCGTCAATTCTTTCTGCTAAAATCTCTTCTCCGGTTTCACCATCAGCAACCAGATCTGGCATTTCATAAATCATATCTTCAGCAATATCTCCGGGTGCTGCTACCCAATTTTCACTATCAATTGTGTTGATGTTGCCGGACCACAAATCAAAATCTGTATGCCAGCCACTCATTCCATATTTTAATAACTTGGCATCATATCCACTTAAACGCAGAGCCATTACGCTAAATCCGGCAGACTGCCCAGTCCAGCAGACCACGATGATTGGTTTTCCATCAGCGGCTGCAGCATCAGCAATAATTGTTGCGGAGGAAGTAAGTACGGCACCTTCTATGTGACCGTCATCATAGTCGGGTACTCCATTTGCTGGTTTATAGTCAGCACTACGGAGGTCCATTACATAATAGTCACCAATATTTGCATAAAGTGTTGAATCTGGAGCCACAATCCAGCCGGTGAGCAGTTCGTCAATTGTCATACCATTACTGTTCATGTAATTAACCAAAATCTCAAAGTTGCTTTCTGTAGGCTCTACATTATTATCTTCGTCGTCCTTTGAGCAACTAACCATCATCATTACAGAAATGAGGGCAATCAATAAAATTAAAATTCCTTTCTTCATTTTTTCTCCTTTTTTATCCGCATCCACCTGAACTCTTTACGGCTTCTTCTTCAGGGGCATTTGGGTCTAACCATTTTCTATAACCACCCTTTAGACTGGTTACATTATTATAGCCCAGTTGCAATAATGCCTGGGCTGCTAAAGCACTTCGTTTACCGGTTTGAGTGTAAATCACAACCTCTTCATCTATAGGAGGCATATCAAGCCATAATTCTTCATCCCAATATTGCTTATCTCCCATTTTTAATTCAAGAATACCTCGAGGTATATTTACCGTGAAAGTTTCGGGATAGGGAAATTCAAAATCATCATTTGCCTGATTGATATATCCCTCTTCAAATTCCGAAGGTTCACGTACATCTATCAAAACTCGTAATTCTCCGCCCTCCATCTTTACTCGTAATTCTTCATGAGTTATCTCAGTGATCCCGGCTTTGGCTTCTGCTGCCATTGCTTTACCGTCGGTAAAATATCCACCTTCAGAAAAACCTTTACCGCAACCACTAAATACAAGAAGGAGTATCATAAAACTTATTATATATAATGTCTTCATCATGTTCTCCTTTATAATGCTGAAAACTTGCCTGTTTTCTCATTCCACTTCACAAAGATATACCACAACAGCAATATAAATAATACCAGCACTACAGCTCCTGTATAACCCAGGCTATCAGGTAAGAATACCTGCTTTGCAAGAGACTCGGGAATAAGCTTTGTGACAAAGGGTACTATGAAACCCTTTGATATTGGTGCCATGATCGCAAAGCCAATAGCAGAAAACCATAATTTCACGTGACCTTCTCCAGCTCGCCAGAGAGTTCCCACAGCACAACCTCCGGCTATCGTCATACCTAAACCAAAGATGATCCCACCGATCAGGGCACGTAGCCAGAAATTAGCATATACTGATTTCAGCTCTATTGTTCTCACTGC
Encoded proteins:
- a CDS encoding sulfurtransferase — translated: MRKILLTTLFILIGIQFLFGGLIEAKALAKAVKSEDIIIVSARSASDYSSKHIKDAVNLYHQDLYEADGVPSMLKSPEEISVILGSRGITTDSKVVVYDDGANKAAGRIYWILQYMGVKDVNILNGHIKSWMKSRLPVTGKATEITPVSFVPNINDEVYASMSYVQANKDRADLVLVDVRSLDEFNGIDTDANISRKGHIPGALHIEYKNVLNEDETLKSKDEIMAALSAAGISGDKEIILYCASSVRAGIVYMALKSVLEFPRVRVYDGAYYEWQSVDANPVE
- a CDS encoding rhodanese-like domain-containing protein — encoded protein: MMKTLYIISFMILLLVFSGCGKGFSEGGYFTDGKAMAAEAKAGITEITHEELRVKMEGGELRVLIDVREPSEFEEGYINQANDDFEFPYPETFTVNIPRGILELKMGDKQYWDEELWLDMPPIDEEVVIYTQTGKRSALAAQALLQLGYNNVTSLKGGYRKWLDPNAPEEEAVKSSGGCG
- a CDS encoding porin; the protein is MVLGSVKRAGFWAQIMYMTPWNLQPIVKYEQFDPDTDDENTTPAKSLHKITTFGFNYFLNDWTRLQVNYLYKAEEDHEKANDEIIMQLQVKF
- a CDS encoding porin, with the protein product MKYRILFLLFLFTITSLIYGQGCMEASSDEGVSVVGYIQAQYEYVFQDSTDDTSAFTFNRVRFGLVGSIPYDISYYSMFEFSPNKDGAPYLLDGFITYSRLDPYLKISLGQFKSPFSLELNTPCQGLHTIKRSEVVSVLTSPDRDRGVLFNGHYGEMLKYAFAFTNGTGRDSLENNQNKVFAGRAVVTPIEYLSIGAGYKTGTSPPMETTVEDEDEMTRMSFDAEIKYGDLLVQGEYITAEDKGSHLEVVGDG
- a CDS encoding rhodanese-like domain-containing protein, which gives rise to MKKGILILLIALISVMMMVSCSKDDEDNNVEPTESNFEILVNYMNSNGMTIDELLTGWIVAPDSTLYANIGDYYVMDLRSADYKPANGVPDYDDGHIEGAVLTSSATIIADAAAADGKPIIVVCWTGQSAGFSVMALRLSGYDAKLLKYGMSGWHTDFDLWSGNINTIDSENWVAAPGDIAEDMIYEMPDLVADGETGEEILAERIDAMLAGGFKGVKAINDGAGVLEVPENFFINNYWAADDVVLYGNIVGSHRIKPLVLENLDPDEQIVTYCWTSMTSSLVSAYLIVLGYDAASLRFGVNGMIFDNLAVEKQWPGSADLTYVPTR